One Nonomuraea angiospora DNA segment encodes these proteins:
- a CDS encoding CHAT domain-containing tetratricopeptide repeat protein — MREQYLAAVRAHLERVTATKDLSAVVHPSVPGDLQRLAGLLRDGDGDTEARLALGWLHYYRYLALPEGPDRDELRSAVTALLDCFVVGVEPLPDQLLPILADLATSFGDQVLRHAIASSDPDAAEAAVELWQRITLAASDDDPEWETYSSNLGLALRIRYDLTGRREDLDLAVDIFRHAAGNVPADHPHRPEHLNRLGRALQDRSASAEDLDGAVAAGREAVELAPPDHPNRHAYLGNLGNAWRARYGLTQTPGDLDAAIGTIRQAVQAAPAPGPDRAGYLSILGALLATRYERFLRRADLDAAAEALRESADTGPDDASRHYNLGVVLYRRFERSGERADLDGAVDAYRRATDLVPGRGGWLNNLGAALRIRFDRTGNLADLEAAVRAGRQAAELEPVDPVALTNLSVTLMTSFRRTGKRTDLDDAVDVADQAVAAMPPDLPGRAGILNNLCLALVTRAERTGSAEDLARAVTTARQAVAASPPEDPDRPNRLGNLMSALRLRFERTGDMEDIDEAVRAGQTAVNAVREDDGARGEHLSNLGGTLQRRFERTSRMSDLDAAIDAARRAVEVTPDDHPARARYLANLGVAWHKRFDVTRAPRDVETAIDALRRAIEATPADHPERSGQLSNLGNALRAADRIDDAVTALREAVALTPVDQPDHPGYLSNLGHALAVRYWRTGSGAEEALAAYQEVVDDPLAMPAMRIRAARLAAELARDQWPGLAADLLETAVRLLPEVTPRRLHRRDRLYHLSLFRGLADDAAALALEAGERTGDGPAAAVRALRLLEAGRAVLLGQLLETRGDLSDLERDHPSLADRFARLRGELDADHLTRDDRVRLTSEFTALVGEIRSRDGFRTFMAPPEPEDLIAEARSGPVVVFTISSYRSDALILTGSGITCLPLPLLAANAVIQQFHTFTDALNESADREAGWQDRVAAQDTLHEVLEWLWDAAAGPVLDVLGLDRLSGADLPRVWWVTGGMLGTLPLHAAGHHRGGGPSVMDRVVSSYTPTIGALRHARRSTKPGVGRTLIVAMPETPDQDPLPNAAVEAERLHERMPDALSLTGTATRAQVLAALPECTIAHFACHGVSDLADPSESRLLLRDHDSAPLTVSSLASVNLERAELAYLSACSTALMSVVTLGSVELDPALRAELPDLAAAVLAVNQNADLVDEAIHLSSAFQLAGFRHVVSTLWEIDDAAAVQLADDFYAGLRGDAGSSARALHDAVRALRDRRPRLPSLWASYLHAGA, encoded by the coding sequence ATGCGCGAACAGTACCTCGCCGCCGTGCGGGCGCACCTGGAGCGGGTCACCGCGACGAAGGATCTGTCCGCGGTCGTTCACCCGAGTGTGCCGGGCGACCTCCAGCGGCTGGCGGGCCTGCTGCGCGACGGCGACGGCGACACCGAAGCGCGGCTCGCGCTCGGCTGGCTGCACTACTACCGCTATCTCGCCTTGCCCGAAGGACCGGACCGGGACGAGTTGCGGTCGGCCGTCACCGCCCTGCTCGACTGCTTCGTCGTCGGCGTCGAACCCCTGCCCGACCAGCTCCTTCCCATCCTGGCAGACCTCGCGACCTCCTTCGGCGACCAGGTGCTGCGGCACGCGATCGCCTCGAGCGACCCCGACGCCGCGGAGGCCGCCGTCGAGTTGTGGCAGCGCATCACGCTCGCGGCGAGCGACGACGACCCCGAGTGGGAGACGTACTCGTCGAACCTGGGGCTGGCTCTGCGGATCCGATACGACCTGACGGGCCGGCGCGAGGACCTCGACCTGGCCGTCGACATCTTCCGCCATGCTGCCGGCAACGTCCCCGCTGATCACCCCCATCGACCGGAACACCTCAACCGGCTCGGCCGCGCGCTACAGGACCGATCGGCGTCTGCCGAAGATCTGGACGGCGCCGTCGCCGCAGGTCGCGAAGCCGTCGAGCTCGCGCCGCCCGACCACCCCAACCGGCATGCCTACCTCGGTAACCTCGGCAACGCCTGGCGCGCCCGATACGGACTTACGCAGACGCCCGGGGATCTGGACGCGGCGATCGGCACCATCCGGCAAGCCGTACAGGCCGCCCCGGCCCCGGGCCCGGATCGAGCGGGTTACCTGTCCATTCTCGGAGCCCTCCTGGCCACGCGCTACGAACGCTTCCTGCGGCGTGCGGATCTCGACGCGGCTGCCGAGGCGTTGCGCGAGTCGGCCGACACCGGGCCGGATGACGCGTCGCGGCACTACAACCTGGGCGTGGTCCTGTATCGGAGGTTCGAGCGGTCAGGAGAACGGGCCGACCTCGACGGCGCCGTGGACGCCTATCGCCGGGCGACCGACCTCGTCCCCGGCCGGGGCGGATGGCTGAACAACCTCGGCGCCGCGCTGCGGATCCGGTTCGACCGTACGGGAAACTTGGCGGATCTGGAGGCCGCCGTGCGGGCCGGGCGGCAGGCCGCCGAGTTGGAGCCCGTCGATCCGGTGGCGCTGACCAACCTCAGCGTTACGTTGATGACGAGCTTCCGCCGCACCGGGAAGCGCACAGATCTCGACGACGCCGTTGACGTGGCCGACCAGGCCGTGGCCGCCATGCCGCCTGACCTGCCTGGCCGGGCCGGCATCTTGAACAACCTCTGCTTGGCCCTGGTGACACGCGCCGAGCGGACCGGATCCGCCGAGGACCTCGCGCGGGCCGTCACCACGGCGCGGCAAGCCGTCGCCGCCTCACCGCCCGAGGATCCCGACAGGCCGAACCGGCTGGGCAATCTCATGAGCGCCTTGCGCCTGCGATTCGAGCGCACCGGCGACATGGAGGACATCGATGAGGCCGTACGCGCCGGTCAGACCGCCGTGAATGCCGTACGCGAAGACGACGGCGCTCGCGGCGAGCACTTGAGCAATCTCGGCGGCACGCTGCAGCGGCGCTTCGAGCGCACGTCCCGGATGAGCGACTTGGACGCGGCCATCGACGCCGCACGGCGTGCCGTCGAGGTGACCCCCGACGATCACCCCGCCCGGGCCCGGTACCTGGCGAACCTGGGAGTCGCGTGGCACAAGCGGTTCGACGTCACGCGCGCGCCACGCGACGTGGAGACCGCCATTGACGCCCTCCGGCGGGCCATCGAGGCCACGCCCGCGGATCACCCGGAACGGTCCGGCCAGCTGTCGAACCTCGGCAACGCGCTGCGGGCCGCCGACCGGATCGACGACGCCGTCACCGCGTTGCGGGAAGCCGTGGCTCTCACCCCGGTCGATCAGCCGGACCACCCCGGATACCTGTCCAACCTGGGGCATGCGCTGGCGGTGCGGTACTGGCGCACCGGATCAGGAGCGGAGGAGGCGTTGGCGGCCTACCAGGAGGTCGTCGATGATCCGCTCGCCATGCCCGCCATGCGGATCAGAGCCGCCCGGCTCGCCGCCGAGTTGGCCCGCGACCAGTGGCCGGGTCTCGCGGCGGATCTGCTGGAGACGGCGGTCCGCCTGTTGCCGGAGGTCACGCCCCGGCGCCTGCACCGCCGCGATCGCCTGTACCACCTCAGCCTGTTCCGCGGCCTGGCCGACGACGCGGCCGCCCTCGCCTTGGAAGCCGGCGAGCGGACGGGCGATGGGCCGGCGGCCGCGGTGCGGGCCTTGCGGCTGCTGGAGGCTGGGCGGGCGGTGCTGCTCGGACAGTTGCTGGAGACCCGAGGCGACCTGTCCGACCTCGAACGCGACCACCCTTCCCTCGCCGACCGATTCGCCCGTTTACGCGGCGAACTGGACGCCGATCACCTCACCAGGGACGACCGGGTCCGGCTGACGAGCGAGTTCACGGCGCTGGTGGGGGAGATCCGCAGCCGTGACGGCTTCAGGACGTTCATGGCGCCGCCGGAGCCGGAGGACCTGATCGCGGAGGCGAGGTCGGGACCCGTCGTCGTGTTCACCATCAGCAGCTACCGTAGCGACGCCCTCATCCTCACCGGCAGCGGCATCACCTGCCTCCCGCTGCCGCTGCTGGCCGCGAACGCGGTCATCCAGCAGTTCCATACGTTTACCGACGCCTTGAACGAGTCCGCTGACCGGGAGGCGGGCTGGCAGGACCGGGTGGCGGCACAGGACACCCTGCACGAGGTGCTGGAGTGGCTGTGGGACGCCGCCGCCGGGCCAGTGCTGGACGTGCTGGGCCTTGACCGCCTGTCCGGCGCCGATCTGCCGAGGGTGTGGTGGGTCACCGGCGGCATGCTCGGCACGCTCCCCCTGCACGCCGCAGGCCACCACCGCGGCGGCGGGCCGTCGGTCATGGACAGGGTCGTCTCCTCCTACACCCCGACCATCGGAGCACTGCGACACGCCCGCCGCTCCACCAAACCGGGCGTCGGCCGGACGCTGATCGTGGCCATGCCGGAAACGCCGGACCAGGATCCGCTGCCCAACGCCGCCGTCGAGGCCGAGCGGCTCCACGAGCGGATGCCGGACGCGCTGTCACTGACCGGCACTGCGACCAGGGCACAGGTGCTGGCGGCGTTGCCGGAGTGCACGATCGCGCACTTCGCCTGCCACGGCGTGAGCGACCTCGCCGACCCCTCCGAAAGCAGGCTGCTGCTGCGCGACCACGACAGCGCGCCGCTCACCGTCTCCAGCCTGGCCTCCGTCAACCTGGAGCGGGCAGAGCTGGCGTACCTGTCGGCGTGCTCCACGGCACTCATGTCAGTGGTCACGCTCGGCTCGGTCGAGCTCGACCCGGCCTTGCGGGCCGAGCTGCCCGACCTCGCCGCCGCCGTGTTGGCCGTCAACCAGAACGCCGATCTGGTCGACGAGGCCATCCATCTCTCCTCGGCCTTCCAGCTCGCCGGGTTCCGGCATGTCGTCAGCACCCTTTGGGAAATTGACGACGCGGCGGCCGTGCAACTCGCAGACGACTTCTACGCCGGGTTGCGCGGTGATGCCGGGAGTTCGGCGCGTGCTTTGCACGACGCCGTGCGGGCACTGCGCGACAGGCGCCCGCGCCTGCCCTCCCTCTGGGCCTCTTACCTGCACGCGGGAGCGTAG
- a CDS encoding FAD-dependent oxidoreductase, with protein sequence MSATRLLVIGADAAGMSAAHQAIRAAGTKLAVTALEATGDTSYSACGIPYWVAGDVSSGNVLVARTAEEHRAAGIDLRLGATATGIDRQARTVTYRDADGEQVLGYDELVIATGASAVVPDWAVHPGTGQRYAGVAPVKTLTDGAAWLDLLMRLPKGSGRVVVAGGGYIGVEMAEAARRRGCEVTVITRTRVMSSLDPDLSARIEKGMHEAGVRVVVGSPVVRLDVADGRVRGVYTAEGERYPADLVVLALGVTPNTGYLDLDKLPSGPTGGLRPEPDGSLADGIWAAGDCCETRHRLTGTWTYMPLGTHANKQGRIVGTNLVTPGALRFGGVLGTAITRFAEGPTYLEIARTGLNEREAAAAGIEVTSLVTEGSTASGYMSEADPVAVKLLAARSDHRLMGAQIVGGRGAGKRIDTVATALWHGATVDDLAWSDLSYAPPFATAWDIVQVAARRLADQL encoded by the coding sequence GTGAGCGCCACCCGTCTGCTGGTCATTGGAGCCGATGCAGCAGGGATGAGTGCGGCGCACCAGGCGATCCGGGCGGCCGGGACCAAGCTGGCTGTGACCGCGCTGGAGGCGACCGGCGATACGTCGTACTCCGCCTGTGGCATCCCCTACTGGGTCGCCGGAGACGTGTCCAGTGGCAACGTCCTGGTGGCCCGCACCGCCGAGGAGCACCGGGCAGCCGGGATCGACCTGCGGCTCGGCGCCACCGCGACCGGGATCGACCGACAGGCCCGCACCGTCACCTACCGGGATGCCGACGGTGAGCAGGTGTTGGGCTACGACGAGCTGGTGATCGCGACCGGTGCGTCGGCCGTGGTGCCGGACTGGGCCGTCCACCCCGGCACAGGGCAACGGTATGCCGGCGTCGCGCCGGTCAAAACGCTCACCGACGGCGCTGCCTGGTTGGACCTGCTCATGAGACTGCCCAAGGGCAGTGGCCGGGTGGTCGTCGCCGGCGGCGGCTACATCGGCGTCGAGATGGCCGAGGCCGCCAGGAGGCGTGGCTGCGAGGTCACCGTGATCACCCGGACTCGGGTGATGAGTTCCCTGGACCCGGACCTGTCCGCTCGGATCGAGAAGGGGATGCACGAGGCGGGAGTCCGGGTCGTGGTCGGCTCACCGGTCGTGCGGCTGGACGTGGCGGACGGACGAGTGCGTGGCGTGTACACCGCAGAAGGCGAGCGCTATCCGGCGGACTTGGTCGTGCTGGCGCTGGGGGTCACGCCGAACACCGGTTACCTTGACCTCGACAAGTTGCCGAGCGGCCCAACTGGCGGTTTGCGACCCGAGCCGGACGGGAGCCTGGCCGACGGGATCTGGGCGGCCGGTGATTGCTGCGAGACCCGGCATCGGCTCACCGGCACGTGGACCTACATGCCGCTCGGCACCCATGCCAACAAACAGGGCCGGATCGTCGGCACCAACCTCGTCACACCAGGCGCGCTGCGGTTCGGCGGCGTGCTGGGCACTGCGATCACCCGATTCGCTGAGGGCCCGACCTACTTGGAGATCGCCCGCACCGGCCTGAATGAGCGTGAGGCAGCCGCCGCAGGCATCGAGGTGACCTCCCTGGTCACCGAAGGCAGCACGGCCAGCGGCTACATGAGCGAAGCCGACCCGGTCGCGGTGAAGTTGCTGGCAGCGCGGTCGGATCATCGGCTGATGGGCGCGCAGATCGTTGGCGGGCGTGGCGCCGGCAAACGTATCGACACCGTTGCCACCGCGTTGTGGCACGGCGCGACCGTTGACGACTTAGCCTGGTCTGACTTGTCCTACGCGCCGCCGTTCGCCACCGCGTGGGACATCGTACAGGTCGCGGCCCGGCGGCTGGCCGACCAACTGTGA
- a CDS encoding FHA domain-containing protein: MPPSIVGHDGPLTDRHFPLGDTPTTFGRRQDCGVVLSSERASRRHAEIRHEAGRYILYDLGSRNGTLVNGRRVTSQVLQPGDLITIGDEQFRFLPSDDVATVYGASPLPQGKGSAPSVDPGPVLRVTVSGGGPVGLSFALLLEHLMGSRVVVTVYDGRWTQDGAQVAWKGQDQGNVRRQQVVTVQSRQYLNLPGPVQARLFKPGAYSEMWPPGPDSIRGQAPRNLRIAYIEDTLLEMAGEKSDRIRLVPTRFDPDEHGDSAKQDHVLAICEGGRSRTREHFTGKFGIADSSIYSLNGRHLQDVVLGLRVKSDLPDAMSVLLTVAQNRYLLNALGGEGFLNMRLTDEEAEEVIGIDPVRRVFEECVAASPCMMGRTDDGDFHCSTHGTLFLPALIKGSALWRRVKEGLAMFGVAEYNLSAVTAFRLDMVQRPRFTARLHAPTSATPGTYGFLLGDAANAIHFWPGRGLNSGLASAISLARSLSQAWRGRAFRDADFIRHEAAMAMLQYRHKSRAWQAMVATDKDGVTRAIKDNIAKGCAGAQAAPSSDAQVAADIDTLMNRLGIVRGRLSQRVSGLPDDAALRAHLGRLSAETLRILVISDAWDTVVMGGEEVDIDIFYREEPASASGGEPVWAPRLASEREQHTRLISRSASRSPRPTAQAPR, encoded by the coding sequence ATGCCCCCTTCCATCGTCGGACACGACGGCCCCCTCACCGACCGCCACTTCCCGCTCGGTGACACGCCGACCACCTTCGGCCGCAGGCAAGACTGCGGCGTGGTGCTCTCCAGCGAGCGAGCTTCGCGCCGCCACGCCGAGATACGCCACGAGGCAGGGCGTTACATCCTGTACGACCTGGGAAGCCGAAACGGAACGCTGGTCAACGGCAGGCGCGTCACCTCACAGGTGCTCCAACCGGGCGACCTGATCACGATCGGCGACGAGCAGTTCCGCTTCCTGCCCTCCGACGACGTCGCGACGGTCTACGGCGCGTCCCCGCTGCCGCAGGGGAAGGGATCCGCCCCATCGGTCGATCCGGGGCCGGTACTCCGGGTGACCGTCTCCGGCGGTGGGCCTGTCGGGCTGAGCTTCGCGCTCCTCCTGGAGCACCTCATGGGATCACGGGTCGTCGTCACTGTTTACGACGGCCGCTGGACCCAGGATGGTGCTCAGGTCGCGTGGAAAGGGCAAGACCAGGGAAATGTACGGCGCCAGCAGGTCGTCACGGTTCAGAGCCGCCAGTACCTGAACCTCCCCGGCCCGGTGCAGGCTCGGCTGTTCAAGCCCGGGGCGTACTCCGAGATGTGGCCGCCCGGCCCCGACTCCATCCGAGGACAAGCCCCGCGTAACCTCCGCATCGCCTACATCGAGGACACGCTCCTGGAGATGGCCGGCGAGAAGTCCGACCGCATCCGGCTCGTCCCCACGCGCTTCGATCCCGACGAGCATGGCGACAGCGCGAAGCAGGATCATGTGCTAGCCATCTGCGAGGGTGGCCGTTCGCGCACGCGGGAGCATTTCACCGGCAAGTTCGGCATCGCCGACAGCTCGATCTACTCCCTGAACGGCAGGCACCTGCAGGATGTCGTGCTGGGCTTACGCGTCAAGTCCGACCTGCCTGACGCCATGTCGGTCCTGCTGACCGTGGCCCAGAACCGCTACCTGCTCAACGCCCTGGGCGGCGAGGGTTTCCTCAACATGCGACTCACCGACGAGGAGGCCGAGGAGGTCATCGGCATCGATCCCGTCCGTCGCGTGTTCGAGGAGTGTGTCGCCGCCAGCCCGTGCATGATGGGCCGCACCGACGACGGAGACTTCCACTGCTCCACTCACGGCACCTTGTTCCTGCCCGCCCTGATCAAAGGGTCCGCCCTGTGGCGGCGGGTGAAGGAAGGGCTGGCGATGTTCGGCGTGGCCGAGTACAACCTCAGCGCCGTCACCGCCTTCCGGCTCGACATGGTGCAGCGGCCGCGCTTCACCGCGCGCCTGCACGCCCCTACGTCCGCCACTCCGGGCACCTACGGCTTCCTGCTCGGCGACGCCGCCAACGCCATCCACTTCTGGCCGGGGCGCGGGCTCAACAGCGGGCTGGCCTCGGCCATCTCCCTGGCCCGGTCGCTCAGCCAGGCCTGGCGCGGGCGGGCCTTCCGCGACGCGGACTTCATCCGCCACGAGGCAGCCATGGCGATGCTCCAGTACCGGCACAAGAGCCGTGCCTGGCAGGCGATGGTCGCTACCGACAAGGACGGCGTCACCCGTGCCATCAAGGACAACATCGCCAAGGGCTGCGCCGGCGCGCAGGCCGCTCCGAGTTCCGACGCGCAGGTCGCGGCGGACATCGACACACTGATGAACCGGCTCGGGATCGTCCGGGGCCGCCTGTCGCAGCGCGTCTCCGGCCTGCCCGACGACGCCGCCCTGCGTGCCCACCTCGGCCGGCTGTCGGCTGAGACTCTGCGCATCCTGGTCATCAGCGACGCGTGGGACACAGTGGTCATGGGCGGTGAAGAGGTCGACATCGACATCTTCTACCGCGAGGAGCCCGCGTCCGCTTCGGGTGGAGAACCTGTGTGGGCTCCACGACTCGCCAGCGAGCGCGAACAGCACACCAGGCTGATCTCCCGGTCGGCGAGCCGATCGCCACGGCCAACGGCGCAGGCTCCCCGGTAG
- a CDS encoding DNRLRE domain-containing protein, with protein MSPSPSCATRSSRVSGKYAHREGGTVENADLRLHNCNSHTCSGTDSAGIVAHRITTPWTVDTLTWSNQPSVTVSGQVGNKGAYSATIPCPEGEGELYYSIEQMVQAWMDGEPGEGVRLISPTETVAQNWRHYRSDEYGGYDTYPITPRGPVLIIKYTPPQTEDVFAVHDPSELDEDATYENEIANKVVPKRLGFALFVRTRRARYHCGQRDPFRLCDRG; from the coding sequence ATGAGTCCAAGTCCATCATGTGCGACCAGAAGCAGCCGTGTAAGTGGGAAGTACGCACATCGGGAAGGCGGCACCGTCGAGAACGCCGACCTACGCCTGCACAACTGCAACTCCCACACCTGCAGCGGCACCGACAGCGCCGGCATCGTCGCCCATCGCATCACCACCCCATGGACGGTGGACACCCTGACCTGGAGCAACCAGCCCTCGGTCACCGTCAGCGGGCAGGTGGGCAATAAGGGCGCCTACAGCGCGACCATCCCCTGTCCCGAAGGCGAGGGCGAACTCTACTACTCCATCGAGCAGATGGTTCAGGCCTGGATGGACGGCGAACCGGGCGAAGGCGTCCGGCTCATCTCGCCCACCGAAACCGTCGCGCAGAACTGGCGTCACTACCGCTCCGACGAATACGGCGGTTACGACACGTACCCGATCACCCCCCGCGGCCCTGTCCTCATCATCAAGTACACGCCTCCTCAGACCGAGGACGTTTTCGCCGTTCATGACCCCTCGGAACTCGACGAAGACGCCACGTATGAGAACGAGATCGCCAACAAGGTAGTGCCCAAGCGGTTGGGGTTTGCCCTGTTCGTGCGGACACGCCGGGCGAGATACCACTGCGGCCAGCGTGATCCCTTCAGACTTTGTGATCGTGGCTGA
- a CDS encoding IS630 family transposase, producing MAERVRVREIDDDEGNRLLRIVRRGSGSVVTWRRAQMVLWSAQGMTIQKVAELAFTSEDRVRDVIHNFNADGFDSLYPRYKGGRQPKFTLPQRVEIKKIAKSQPAEHGLPFSRWSLAKLADFLVAEGVVDDISHEGLRELLRAEGVSFQAIKTWKSSADPDYAVKKARIEHLYAIVDGQVLPEDGDPAVIFCVDEFGPLYLQPRPGRQRTDVGGKGKDPDRAPRPRMRATYTRTQGVRHLFAALGLGKDKMYGHVKKRKRRGEFLEFCRYLRSLYPLDVRIAIICDNFSPHLTTKKDKRVGQWAKANNVEIAYTPTNPSWMNRIEAQFTALREFTLNGTDHASHREQSSMIRRYIAWRNRHTDNPRLRRIVNRANVA from the coding sequence GTGGCTGAGCGGGTTCGTGTACGCGAGATCGATGATGACGAGGGCAACCGGCTGCTGCGGATCGTGCGGCGGGGCTCCGGCTCGGTGGTGACCTGGCGGCGGGCGCAGATGGTGCTGTGGTCGGCGCAGGGCATGACCATCCAGAAGGTGGCGGAATTGGCGTTCACCAGCGAGGACCGGGTCCGTGATGTGATCCACAACTTCAACGCCGACGGGTTCGACTCGCTGTATCCCCGGTACAAGGGCGGTCGGCAGCCGAAGTTCACCCTGCCGCAGCGCGTGGAGATCAAGAAGATCGCCAAGTCCCAACCCGCCGAGCACGGCCTGCCGTTTTCCCGGTGGAGCCTGGCCAAGCTGGCCGATTTCCTGGTCGCCGAGGGGGTGGTCGACGACATCAGCCATGAGGGCCTGCGCGAGCTTCTCCGTGCAGAGGGTGTCTCATTTCAAGCCATAAAGACCTGGAAGTCCTCCGCTGATCCGGACTACGCGGTCAAGAAGGCCCGGATCGAGCACCTGTACGCGATCGTCGACGGTCAGGTGTTACCCGAGGACGGCGACCCTGCCGTGATCTTCTGCGTGGACGAATTCGGGCCGCTTTACCTGCAACCCCGCCCCGGCCGCCAGCGGACCGACGTCGGCGGCAAGGGCAAGGACCCCGATCGTGCGCCCCGGCCGCGGATGCGCGCCACCTACACCCGCACCCAGGGCGTCCGGCACCTGTTCGCCGCCCTGGGCCTGGGCAAGGACAAGATGTACGGACACGTCAAGAAGCGCAAGCGGCGCGGAGAGTTCCTGGAGTTCTGCCGCTACCTGCGCAGCCTCTACCCACTCGACGTCCGGATCGCGATCATCTGCGACAACTTCAGCCCGCACCTGACCACCAAGAAGGACAAGCGGGTCGGACAGTGGGCCAAGGCGAACAACGTCGAGATCGCCTACACGCCCACCAACCCCTCGTGGATGAACCGCATCGAGGCCCAGTTCACCGCGCTGCGGGAGTTCACCCTCAACGGCACCGACCATGCCAGCCATCGCGAGCAGAGCAGCATGATTCGCCGTTATATTGCCTGGCGCAACCGCCACACCGACAACCCCCGACTACGACGGATCGTCAACAGAGCGAACGTGGCCTGA
- a CDS encoding alpha-ketoglutarate-dependent dioxygenase AlkB, whose protein sequence is MPESFDQLSFDAGDGLPPASRDEMVPGLRYIAGWLTPDACASLLSFIDAAEWSTQLRRRVQHYGHRYDYGRRSVARNPLVAAAPPIPAWAQQQAMRLVREGIMDSEANQVIINEYQPGQGISPHVDCVPCFGPVVAAISLGSACLMDFTHPADGMKVAMSLAPGSLCVMSGPARYTWRHSIAARKSDPTAAGRIPRTRRVSVTFRTVNDPLL, encoded by the coding sequence ATGCCGGAGTCTTTCGATCAACTGTCCTTTGACGCTGGTGACGGCCTCCCGCCAGCATCTCGCGATGAGATGGTGCCGGGATTGCGCTACATCGCCGGCTGGCTTACTCCCGACGCCTGCGCGTCGTTGCTTTCATTCATCGACGCCGCCGAGTGGTCGACACAACTGCGACGACGAGTGCAACACTACGGTCACCGCTACGACTACGGCCGCCGAAGTGTGGCGAGGAATCCCTTGGTCGCCGCCGCTCCACCGATCCCGGCATGGGCCCAACAGCAGGCCATGCGCCTGGTCCGCGAAGGAATCATGGACAGTGAAGCAAACCAAGTGATCATCAACGAGTACCAGCCGGGACAAGGCATCAGCCCACACGTCGACTGCGTGCCCTGCTTTGGCCCGGTCGTCGCCGCGATCTCCCTGGGCTCCGCTTGCCTCATGGACTTCACCCATCCTGCAGACGGTATGAAGGTGGCGATGTCTCTCGCCCCAGGCAGCCTGTGTGTCATGTCAGGACCTGCCCGATACACCTGGCGTCACAGCATTGCCGCGCGCAAGAGCGACCCCACTGCGGCAGGCCGCATCCCGCGCACGCGGCGCGTGTCAGTAACCTTCCGCACGGTCAACGATCCGCTGTTGTAA
- a CDS encoding IS3 family transposase has protein sequence MQLELLGTRIWKTRDELANAIFEWIECRYNPYRRHSGIEMHSPVTFESLYRPSDTTE, from the coding sequence ATGCAGCTCGAACTTCTCGGCACCAGAATCTGGAAAACACGCGACGAACTCGCTAACGCCATCTTCGAATGGATTGAATGCCGGTACAATCCCTACCGACGCCATTCCGGCATCGAGATGCACAGTCCCGTCACGTTCGAGAGCCTCTACCGGCCCTCAGACACCACTGAGTGA
- a CDS encoding IS3 family transposase encodes MGRLGRRQCPPKVIHSLVRELADDHIPVAVACRVLRVSTSGYYDRLGRPEPPRALRNEELTKIIRQVHADSRGSYGSPRVHAELTLGLGEKVNRKRVERLMREAGLQGVYRRKGRRNLVNQATEEDLVQRGFDVEAPDRLWLTDITGHPTGEGKPYCAAVMDAYSRRNIGSSIDARQNTDLVVNALAMAVARRKPDARSTILRSDHGTQYTSWVFGKRLRDAGLLGSMGTVGDCYDNAMMESF; translated from the coding sequence ATTGGCCGGCTTGGTCGTCGGCAGTGTCCTCCCAAAGTAATCCACTCGCTGGTCCGTGAGCTTGCCGATGACCACATTCCGGTCGCGGTGGCCTGCCGAGTACTCCGGGTGTCGACATCGGGATATTACGACCGGCTCGGTCGGCCCGAGCCGCCACGTGCGCTCCGCAACGAAGAACTCACCAAAATAATCCGTCAGGTACACGCGGACTCGCGTGGCAGTTACGGCTCGCCGCGGGTGCATGCCGAGCTCACGCTCGGGCTGGGCGAGAAGGTCAACCGCAAGCGCGTGGAGAGGCTCATGCGCGAGGCCGGCCTGCAGGGCGTGTACCGGCGCAAGGGCCGCCGCAACCTGGTCAACCAGGCTACCGAGGAGGACCTGGTGCAACGCGGCTTCGACGTCGAGGCGCCCGATCGGCTGTGGCTGACCGACATCACCGGGCATCCCACCGGCGAAGGAAAGCCATATTGCGCCGCCGTGATGGACGCCTATTCGCGCCGGAACATCGGCTCGTCCATCGACGCTCGTCAGAATACCGACCTGGTGGTGAACGCGTTAGCGATGGCCGTGGCCCGGCGAAAACCGGACGCGCGCTCGACCATTCTGCGTTCCGATCACGGTACGCAATACACGTCTTGGGTCTTCGGCAAGCGTTTGCGAGATGCCGGCCTGCTCGGATCGATGGGAACGGTTGGTGACTGCTATGACAATGCGATGATGGAGTCGTTCTGA